The following is a genomic window from Candidatus Gorgyraea atricola.
TCGAATTTTCCATAAGACTGATCGTGGTATGATTAGCTAAAGTAGACAAAACAGACAATGACTGTTTTGTCTACTTTTCAGTTGCATCCCACACATATTTATGCTATAAATAATAGCTTATTAAGGGTGGAGGAGTTTGTCCATGAATAAGAAGACTATAAAGGATATTGAGATTAAGGGTAAGCGGGTTTTGATGCGGGTGGATTTTAATGTGCCGTTGGATAAGGATTTGAGGATATCTGACGATACTCGTATACGCGCAGCGCTGCCTACTATAAAATATGCTGTGGAGCAGGGCGCAAAGGTGGTTTTGATGAGCCATCTTGGTCGGCCTAAGGGGCAGGTAGTTGATTCTATGAGACTGACACCTATTGCTGAGCGGCTTTCTGAGCTTTTAGGTAAGCCTGTTAAGAAACTGGATGAGTGTGTTGGCGCTGATGTAAAAAAGGTTGTATCTGGCATGAAGGTCGGAGATGTGGTTTTGCTTGAGAATCTCAGGTTTCATGCTGAGGAGACAAAGAATAATCCTGATTTTGCAAAGAAACTTGCTGCGCTGGGCGATGTTTATGTAAATGACGCGTTTGGTACTGCTCATCGGGCTCATGCTTCTACAGAAGGCGTTACAAAATTTATAAAGATCTCTGCTGCAGGATTTTTACTTGGCAAGGAGATTGAGTATTTTGATAAAGCCCTTTCTGATCCGCCAAAGCCATTTGTGGCAATACTGGGCGGCGCAAAGGTATCAGATAAGATCATGGTGATCGAGAATC
Proteins encoded in this region:
- a CDS encoding phosphoglycerate kinase; translated protein: MNKKTIKDIEIKGKRVLMRVDFNVPLDKDLRISDDTRIRAALPTIKYAVEQGAKVVLMSHLGRPKGQVVDSMRLTPIAERLSELLGKPVKKLDECVGADVKKVVSGMKVGDVVLLENLRFHAEETKNNPDFAKKLAALGDVYVNDAFGTAHRAHASTEGVTKFIKISAAGFLLGKEIEYFDKALSDPPKPFVAILGGAKVSDKIMVIENLLEKVHAILIGGGMAYTFIKAEGKEIGNSKLEADKIDVAKSLIEKAKAKGVKILLPVDHLIADKIDAYSNTKVVDETIPVNWMGVDIGPKTVDEFKKELRNAKMIIWNGPLGIFEISKFARGTEDVARFVAGLDKAITIIGGGDTASAISKFGLENAMTHISTGGGASLEYMEGKVLPGIAALNDK